The sequence CCAAGATGGTAGCTCTGCTCGAGCCCGAGCGGATCGGTGTGAAGTTGTCCGAGGAGTTGCAGTTGCATCCGGAACAGTCCACGGATGCGTTCGTTCTGCACCATCCCGAGGCGAAGTACTTCAATGTCTGAGGCGGGCAACGAACTCGCAGGTGTTCTGTGGGACATGGACGGAACGCTGCTCGACTCGGAGAAGATGTGGGACGTCGCGGTGCGGGAGTTGTCGCTGCACCTCGGCGGTCCCATGACCGAGGAGACACGGCTGAAGACGATCGGTGCATCCAGTGCCGATGCTCTCGGCGTCATCTTCGACGCTCTCGGCCTCGAGCAGGACCCGGTTTCGCTCGCCGAGGCCAAGGAGTGGATGTTCACCCGCGTCGAAGAGTTGTTCGCCGACGGCATCCCGTGGCGTCCCGGCGCACTGCGGGCATTGCAGGCGGTGCGTGAACACGGCCTGAGTACCGCCCTGGTGACCAACACCGAGCGTCGTCTCACCGAGCGCGCACTCGACACCCTCGGGCGTCAGCACTTCGACCATTCGGTGTGTGGTGACGAGGTGCCGTTCGGTAAGCCGCACCCCGGCCCGTATCTGCGAGGTGCGGAACTGCTGGGGCTGGACCCTGCTCAGTGCCTCGCCATCGAGGACTCTCCCACCGGTGCCGCGTCGGCGCAGGCCGCCGGATGCGTCGTGCTCGTCATACCCTGCGAGGTCGTCGTACCGCAGGGGCCGGGAAGAGTGTTCCGGGACAGTCTCGAAGGGCTCACGGGGGTAGAACTCGGCGCACTGTGGTCGCAGCCGCAAGCGCAGCTGAGCGGCCTGCAGCTTTAGGTATCCTGGTTTCCCGTGGCTGTGCCGAAGATTGTGCTGTTCTATGTGTTCACACCGCTCGCCGACCCGGACGCGATCCGGCTGTGGCAGCACACCCTCGCCGAGGCCAACGGTCTCACCGGCCGAATCCTGATCTCCGAGCACGGCATCAACGCCACGGTGGGCGGCGACATTCGGGATGTCAAGAGGTATGTCAAGGGCACCCGGAGTTACGCTCCCTTCCGCGACGCCGACATCAAATGGTCCGATGGGCGCGGCGCCGACTTTCCCCGGCTCAGCGTCCGGGTACGGCCCGAGATCGTGTCCTTCGGTGCGCCCGACGAGCTGAAAGTCGACACGACCGGGGTGGTGGGCGGCGGCACCCACCTGGCGCCACACGAGGTGCACGAATTGGTGGAGGGTAGGGGCGAGGACGTCGTGTTCTTCGACGGCCGCAACGCCTTCGAGGCGGAGATCGGCCGATTCCGGGGGGCCGTCGTCCCCGATGTGTCGACGACCCGGGACTTTGTCCACGAACTCGACAGCGGCAAGTACGACCACCTCAAGAACAAGGCGGTGGTGACGTACTGCACGGGCGGGGTGCGCTGTGAGGTGCTGTCGTCGCTGATGCGCTCGCGCGGTTTCGGGGAGGTGTATCAACTCGACGGCGGCATCGTCCGGTACGGCGAAGCCTTCGGTGACAGCGGTCTGTGGGAAGGGTCGCTGTATGTCTTCGACAAGCGGATGTCCGTGAACTTCAGCGAGCGGGCGAGCGTCCTGGGAACCTGCACCGTATGCGGGGATCCCACGTCCCGTTACGAGAATCTGCCCGAGAATCAGGGGCGTGCGCTTGCCTTGGTATGTGAGGGCTGCACCGCCGACAGTTGGGTCGGCTGACGTGGCCGGCGCCCCTCTGCCCATTCGTAACGGCCTCGGCCCGGACCGCGTCCGGATGCCCGCCGACCTCGACACGAAGACCGTTGCCGACTTCCTGCTGCGGACCTACCCGGACGACAGTGCGCACTGGCTCACGCTGATCGACAGTGGTGGTGTGGTCGACGAACACGGGCGGGTGGTCGATCGCCGAACGCGGTATTCGCCCACGCGGTTCGTGTATTTCTACCGTGATCCTGCCCCCGAGATCCCGGTGCCGTTCGACATCGACATCCTCCACCACGACCACCGGCTCGTCGTGGTCGACAAACCGCACTTTCTCGCGACCATCCCGCGTGGCGCCCACATCACCGAAACTGCGGTCGTGCGACTGCGTAAGGCGCTCGATCTCCCCGAACTGACGCCGGCGCACCGGCTCGACCGGATGACGGCGGGTGTGCTCGTGTTCCTCGTCCGGCGTGAGGATCGTCGACCGTATCAGGAGTTGTTCGTCTCCCGGCAGGTGACGAAAGAGTATGAGGCGCTTGCCGGTACCGCTTCGGCGTTGACCTTTCCGCGCACCGTTCGCAGCCGCATCGTGAAGGAACACGGGGTGATGACGGCAACGGAGGAACCGGGGGAGCCGAACAGTGAAACCGTGATCGACCTGCTCGAGTCGAGGAATGGTCGCGGACGTTACCGCCTGCTGCCCAGGACGGGTCGCACGCACCAGCTGCGGTTGCACATGTCGTCGCTGGGATTGCCGATCGAGGGCGACAACTACTACCCGACCTTCCGCCGCTCGGTGCCCGGCGACTTCTCTTCGCCCCTGCAGTTGCTCGCGCGGGCCATCGAGTTCATCGACCCGGTGTCGGGTGGGGTCCGCCGGTTCGAGAGTCGCCGCACTCTCGGGTGGTGACCGGTTCCGAGGGGACCGCGGTGGCGTGAAACAATGGGTCCTCGTGAAGACCTTCGAATCCCTGTTCGCCGAGCTGACTGAACGCGCCGCCACCCGTCCCGAGGGCTCCGGCACCGTTGCCGCCCTGGACGCCGGCGTCCATTCGCAGGGAAAGAAGATCCTCGAAGAGGCCGGTGAGGTATGGATTGCCGCCGAGCACGAGAGCGACGACGCGCTCTCCGAGGAAATCTCCCAGCTGCTCTACTGGGTTCAGGTGCTGATGGTGGGTAAGGGGCTGAAACTCGAGGACGTCTACCGACATCTGTGATCGGTCGATCGAGCCTTCCCTCACCCCGCGTCTTCTCCGAAAGGACCCCTCTCATGCTGCGCGTTGCAGTCCCGAACAAGGGCTCGCTGTCCGAGTCCGCCGCCGAAATCCTCAGCGAAGCCGGTTACCGGCGCCGCACCGACTCCCGCGATCTGACCGTTCTCGACCCGTCGAACCAGGTCGAATTCTTCTTCCTGCGGCCCAAGGACATCGCGATCTACGTCGGTTCGGGTGAACTCGACCTCGGGATCACCGGCCGCGACCTCGCCCGCGATTCGGGCGCCCCTGTCTCCGAACGGCTCTCACTCGGCTTCGGCCGGTCCACCTTCCGGTACGCCGCCCCTGCCGGGAAGGATTGGTCCGTGGAGGACCTCGCGGGGCTGCGGATCGCCACGTCCTACCCCAACCTGGTGCGCGACGATCTGTCGGCCCGCGGCATCGAGGCCTCGGTGATCCGCCTCGACGGCGCGGTCGAGATCTCGATTCAGCTCGGTGTCGCGGACGCGATCGCCGACGTGGTGGGGTCGGGACGCACACTGCGCCAGCACAACCTGGTGGCCTTCGGGGACACCCTCTGCGACTCCGAGGGTGTGCTCATCGAACGCGCGGGTTCGCCCGCCGACAATTCGGCCCGCAACCAGTTGGTGGAGCGGGTGCGGGGCATCGTGTTCGCGCAGCAGAACCTCATGCTCGATTACGACTGCCCCAAGACGATCCTCGACGACGCGTTGAAGATCACCCCGGGTCTGGAATCCCCGACACTGTCCCCGCTGGCCGACGAGAACTGGGTGGCAGTGCGGGCGATGGTGCCGATCAAGGGGCACAACGGTGTGATGGACGAGCTCGCCGAACTCGGTGCCAAGGCGATTCTGGCCTCGAACATCCGGTCGTGCCGGGCTCTGTGAGTCCGCGTTCCGCTTCGGTCCGCGCTCGTCCCGAACTCAGGGGCGGGCGCGGACCTGTACGGATTGGGTGATGCGCCCGACCGCACCGGCGTGGTCGTAGAGCACGCCCGCGCACATACCCACCCCGTCGGGGCCGATCGACGTTTCCGCGCTGACACCCACCCAGCTCCCCGACGGCACCCGGAACACGTGCACCGTGAGGTCCGTGTTCAGGAACGTCCACTGCGTCGGGTCGAGTTTGGATCCGACGCCGTTGGCGATATCGGCCACGGAGAACAACCGCTCGAGCGGAGTCATCTGCTCGCCCCGGACGAGGGCGGGTTTCGGCCTCGCCCACATCGCGGCGGGACCTTCGCCGCCGATCTCGGTGATCCACCGGTAGTCGAGGGTGTCGAGGTAACCCGATGCCGGGAAACGCCACACGGCACCATCGCGCCCTGCTTCCGGCGGTGGGAGACTCGTGTCGGCGGTGTGCACCGTGGCGGCGGTATCAACGGTCTCCATTCGCCACCCGGTAGCCCTGGCCACCGCGCGCGATCGGCCGGCGGTATCGGTGCTCCACAATTCCGCGACCACCAACTCCACCCGCCGCCCGGGACGCTGTACCCAGGAGCGGACCTCGAGTTCGGCGATCGGGATGGGGCCGAGGATGTCGACGGCGACCCGGGTGACCCGCACGTCGTTTCGGGCGTCGCAGCGCTCGAGCGCGCGAAGGAGGAGGGCGGACGGGGGCGCGCCGTGTTGCATGGTGTCGGCCCACACGCTGACGGTCAGGTCGGTACTCGCGAACCGCTCGATGGTGACCTTCCGATCCGGATCGGTCGCTGCAGCGCTCAGCGATTCCGAACCGACCGGAACGTAGTAGGACTCCGCACTCATTCGACGATCTCCTCGAATCCAGGTGTCTCCTCGGCTGGCCCCTCGGGCCATCCCGGATAGGGCGGCGGTGTTCCGCCGAACGACGGGCACAGGGCCTTGTGATCACACCAGTCGCACAGTCGGCTGGGCTTGGGGCGGAAGTCCCCGGTCGCACCCGCTGTCAGAATCGCTTTCCAAATGGCCGATAGCGTGCGTTCGAATCGCAGCAGTTCGTCCTCGTCGGGCGCGTAGGTGAGCACGATGCCGGAGGCCAGGTACAGCAGGCGCAACTGGGCGGGCACGATCCCCCGGGTCCGGAGCAGCACCAGGGCGTAGAACTTCATCTGGAAGAGGGCCTTGGACTCGCTCATTTCCCGCGGGGCGCGACCCGTCTTGTAGTCGACCACCCGCACCTCGCCGGTGGGCGCGACGTCGATGCGGTCGACGAAGCCGCGCAGCAACACCCCGTCGGCAAGTTCGGTCTCCACCCGCAGCTCACACGACTCGGCCTCGAACCGCGTCGGATCTTCCAGACCGTAGTAGGCGGTGACCAGGGAGCGGGCCTCGTCGAGGAACCCTTCACGCTCCTCGGCGGGTACCAATTCGACCAGTTCGGGGGTCTCGGCGAGCATCCGTTCCCACGAGGGATGGACGAGGTCGACGGCGCGCTCGGGCACACGCTCGGCGGCGGGTAACCCGAACAGGGTTTCCAGCGCCGCATGCACCACAGTGCCCTTCACCTGCGCCCGCGAGGGCGCCTCGGGGAGTCGGTCGACGGCCCGGAACCGGTAGAGCAACGGGCACTGCTTGAAGTCACCGGCCCGGGAGGGGGAGAGCGCGGGGCGTCTGCGGGTTGCCGTTCCCGCTCCGAGCTGTACTGGGGAACCCTTCGTCTGTGATGGGGGACCCTCTGTCACAGGGGCTGCCGACTCTGAGATGCTCACACCTGGCAGGGTAGGCGCCTGGTCCGACAGTCTCGTCGCGGCCGCCGGCGAGTACGACGGCCGGAACGAACAGGCTGAGGAGTCGTTGACACATGGTAGGACGCGAAACGCGACCGAGCGGACCGTTTCGGGTGGGCGATCGCGTCCAGCTGACCGACGCCAAGGGCCGGCATTACACGGTCAACCTGGAGGCGGGTAAGGAGTTCCACACCCACCGCGGCGGCATCCTGCACGACGACCTGATCGGCACCGACGAGGGCAGTGTCGTCAAGTCCACCAACGGCACCCCCTACCTGGCGTTGCGGCCGCTGCTGGTCGACTACATCCTGTCGATGCCGCGCGGCGCCCAGGTGATCTACCCGAAGGACGCAGCGCAGATCGTGCACGAGGGTGACGTGTTCCCCGGTGCGCGGGTGCTCGAGGCGGGCGCCGGATCCGGGGCACTGACCTGCTCTCTTCTCCGCGCGGTGGGACCGCAGGGTCGGGTCATCTCCTACGAGGTGCGGGACGACCACGCCGAGCACGCGGTGCGCAACGTCGAAACCTTCTTCGGGGAACGACCGGACAACTGGGATCTGACCATCGCCGATGTCGCCGAGTTCGACGCCGAGGCGGCCGGCGGACAGGTGGATCGGGTCGTTCTCGACATGCTGGCGCCGTGGGACGCCCTGCCCGCCGTGTCGAAGGCGCTGGTTCCGGGCGGCGTTCTCATCGTCTACGTCGCTACTGTGACGCAACTCTCGAAAGTCGTCGAGGCGATGCGCGAACAGGAGTGCTGGACCGAGCCCCGGTCGTGGGAGTCGATCGTGCGGGGCTGGCACGTGGTCGGCCTGGCGGTGCGCCCCGAGCACCGGATGCAGGGCCACACCGCGTTCCTCGTCAGTGCCCGGCGCCTCGCCGAGGGCACCGTCACCCCCAAGCCGCAGCGCAGGTCCGGCAAGGGCTGACCGACGAAAGCGGCGGCGCCCGAAAGGACGCCGCCGCGGAAACGGTCTCGCAGGTCTGTTCTAGCTGCATCCGGTGCGGGCCATGCCCAGCAACGCGCAGGTGCTCTCGTCCGACACCTTCCAGGTGCCGTCGACGTTCTCCCATGTCCACGGAGTGGGAGCGGCGGTGCCGTGCGGGCTCGTCACCGCCACCTTCGCGGTGGCAATATCACCGTCTACCTGCACGTCCGTGACAGTGAACGACACCGGGTAGTTGGCGGTGGCGGCGGTCATGGCCTCGATGTTGGAGCGGCGCTCGTCACCCTCGACCACCACGGCGGTCTTCTCGTCCACGGGGCGTGCGGGGTCGACGAGAACCTGCAGCGTGGTGAGCAGTTCGTCCGAGCTGGGCGCGGCGACGGAGTCCTCGACCGAGGTCGCTGCCGCGGCCGTCGTGGCGGTGGCCGGTGTGGTGTCCGCGGTGTCGTCGGACGAGCACGACGCCAGGCCGAGCGCGAGGGCGACGGCGCCGGCGGCGACCGCTGTCCTGCCGACGAGGGAAGTGCCGATCAGCGATGTGCGGATTATCACGACGAGCCCTTTCGTTACACAGAAGAGAGAGACACTGCTCAGCAGGTAGGCAAGGCTAACATGATGGAACTGGAGGTTCGGGTCTCTCGTTGGCCGATTCGCAATCGGCAGATTCCGTGTCACGGCGCAGAATTCGGGCGGTGCCGGTAGCGTTGATAGATCTTCATTGGGAGGAGACGCACATGAGCTCGACAGAGAACCCCGATTCGGTTGCGGCCGCACGAGAGCTCGAGGCGTTGCGCGCAGAGGCGTCGGCATTGCGGAGGCAGCTCGCGGAGTCGCCGGAACAGCTCCGTGAGATGGAATCGCGAGTGGACTCGTTGTCCATCCGTAACACCAAGCTGATGGACACCCTCAAGGAAGCACGCCAGCAGCTCATCGCTCTTCGAGAGGAAGTCGATCGCCTCGGCCAGCCGCCGAGCGGATACGGCGTCCTCCTCGGAGTGCACGACGACCTGACCGTGGACGTGTTCACCTCCGGTCGCAAGATGCGGTTGACGTGCTCACCGAACGTCGAGGCCGAGACGCTCAAACTCGGTCAGACCGTGCGCCTCAACGAAGCCCTCACCATCGTCGAGGCCGGCACCTTCGAGCGTGTGGGCGAGATCAGCACCCTGCGCGAGATCCTCGACGACGGCCAGCGTGCCCTCGTGGTGGGTCACGCCGACGAGGAACGCATCGTCTGGCTGGCCGAACCCCTTGCCGCGGTCTTCGCCGACAGTGAGCGAGAGTCGGTCGCGTACGACGCGGAGTCACCCACCCGCAAGTTGCGGCCCGGTGATTCTCTGCTGGTCGACACCAAGGCCGGATACGCGTTCGAGCGGATACCGAAGGCTGAAGTCGAGGATCTCGTCCTCGAAGAGGTCCCGGACGTGCACTACGACGACATCGGCGGGCTCGGACGGCAGATCGAGCAGATCCGCGACGCGGTGGAGCTGCCGTTCCTGCACAAGGACCTCTTCCACGAGTACGCGCTCCGCCCACCCAAGGGTGTGCTCCTGTACGGCCCGCCCGGTTGCGGTAAGACACTCATCGCGAAGGCTGTCGCGAACTCGCTGGCCAAGAAGATCGCGGAGGCCCGCGGTGAGGACAGCAAGGAAGCGAAGTCGTTCTTCCTCAACATCAAGGGTCCCGAGCTGCTCAACAAGTTCGTCGGCGAGACGGAACGGCACATCCGGCTCATCTTCCAGCGGGCTCGCGAGAAGGCATCGGAGGGTACTCCCGTCATCGTGTTCTTCGACGAGATGGACTCGATCTTCCGTACCCGCGGATCGGGTGTCTCCTCCGACGTCGAGACCACCGTCGTCCCGCAGTTGCTCAGCGAGATCGACGGTGTCGAGGGGCTCGAGAACGTCATCGTGATCGGCGCCTCCAACCGCGAGGACATGATCGACCCCGCGATCCTGCGTCCGGGCCGCCTGGATGTGAAGATCAAGATCGAGCGCCCCGACGCGGAATCGGCACAGGACATTTTCTCCAAGTACCTGACCGAGACGCTGCCCGTCCACGCCGACGACCTGGCCGAGTTCGGTGGGGACCGCACCGCCTGCATCCGGGCGATGATCGAGCGGGTCGTCGACCGCATGTACGCCGAGAGTGAAGAGAACCGCTTCCTCGAGGTCACCTATGCCAACGGTGACAAGGAGGTGCTGTACTTCAAGGACTTCAACTCGGGTGCGATGATCCAGAACATCGTCGACCGGGCCAAGAAGTACGCGATCAAGTCGGTGCTCGACACCGGGGCCCCCGGCCTGCGGGTCCAGCACCTGTTCGATTCGATCGTCGACGAGTTCTCGGAGAACGAGGACCTGCCGAACACCACGAACCCGGACGACTGGGCACGCATTTCCGGTAAGAAGGGCGAGCGGATCGTCTACATCCGCACGTTGGTCACCGGCAAGAACGCGAGCGCGAGCCGCGCCATCGACACCGAGTCCAACACCGGCCAGTACCTGTAGCGGATTGCCCATACCGGCACGGCGGGAACGTCATTCGTTTCCCGCCGTGCCGGTCTGTTCTCCGGGTCGGTTCTCGTCCGGGGCGACACGGTTTCCCAGCAGTGCGCGGGTGTCGGGGGCGAACGGCCATGCCGGGTCGCGGAGGTGCGTGAGCAGCTCTTCGGGGGTCCACCACCAGCCGGCCGCGATTTCACTCTCCTGGTGAACGATCGGGCCGTCCCAGTGGGTTTCGTAGGCGTAGAGGT comes from Rhodococcus oxybenzonivorans and encodes:
- a CDS encoding pseudouridine synthase yields the protein MAGAPLPIRNGLGPDRVRMPADLDTKTVADFLLRTYPDDSAHWLTLIDSGGVVDEHGRVVDRRTRYSPTRFVYFYRDPAPEIPVPFDIDILHHDHRLVVVDKPHFLATIPRGAHITETAVVRLRKALDLPELTPAHRLDRMTAGVLVFLVRREDRRPYQELFVSRQVTKEYEALAGTASALTFPRTVRSRIVKEHGVMTATEEPGEPNSETVIDLLESRNGRGRYRLLPRTGRTHQLRLHMSSLGLPIEGDNYYPTFRRSVPGDFSSPLQLLARAIEFIDPVSGGVRRFESRRTLGW
- a CDS encoding rhodanese-related sulfurtransferase; its protein translation is MAVPKIVLFYVFTPLADPDAIRLWQHTLAEANGLTGRILISEHGINATVGGDIRDVKRYVKGTRSYAPFRDADIKWSDGRGADFPRLSVRVRPEIVSFGAPDELKVDTTGVVGGGTHLAPHEVHELVEGRGEDVVFFDGRNAFEAEIGRFRGAVVPDVSTTRDFVHELDSGKYDHLKNKAVVTYCTGGVRCEVLSSLMRSRGFGEVYQLDGGIVRYGEAFGDSGLWEGSLYVFDKRMSVNFSERASVLGTCTVCGDPTSRYENLPENQGRALALVCEGCTADSWVG
- a CDS encoding phosphoribosyl-ATP diphosphatase, whose translation is MKQWVLVKTFESLFAELTERAATRPEGSGTVAALDAGVHSQGKKILEEAGEVWIAAEHESDDALSEEISQLLYWVQVLMVGKGLKLEDVYRHL
- a CDS encoding HAD family hydrolase, producing the protein MSEAGNELAGVLWDMDGTLLDSEKMWDVAVRELSLHLGGPMTEETRLKTIGASSADALGVIFDALGLEQDPVSLAEAKEWMFTRVEELFADGIPWRPGALRALQAVREHGLSTALVTNTERRLTERALDTLGRQHFDHSVCGDEVPFGKPHPGPYLRGAELLGLDPAQCLAIEDSPTGAASAQAAGCVVLVIPCEVVVPQGPGRVFRDSLEGLTGVELGALWSQPQAQLSGLQL
- the hisG gene encoding ATP phosphoribosyltransferase, translated to MLRVAVPNKGSLSESAAEILSEAGYRRRTDSRDLTVLDPSNQVEFFFLRPKDIAIYVGSGELDLGITGRDLARDSGAPVSERLSLGFGRSTFRYAAPAGKDWSVEDLAGLRIATSYPNLVRDDLSARGIEASVIRLDGAVEISIQLGVADAIADVVGSGRTLRQHNLVAFGDTLCDSEGVLIERAGSPADNSARNQLVERVRGIVFAQQNLMLDYDCPKTILDDALKITPGLESPTLSPLADENWVAVRAMVPIKGHNGVMDELAELGAKAILASNIRSCRAL
- a CDS encoding RecB family exonuclease → MSISESAAPVTEGPPSQTKGSPVQLGAGTATRRRPALSPSRAGDFKQCPLLYRFRAVDRLPEAPSRAQVKGTVVHAALETLFGLPAAERVPERAVDLVHPSWERMLAETPELVELVPAEEREGFLDEARSLVTAYYGLEDPTRFEAESCELRVETELADGVLLRGFVDRIDVAPTGEVRVVDYKTGRAPREMSESKALFQMKFYALVLLRTRGIVPAQLRLLYLASGIVLTYAPDEDELLRFERTLSAIWKAILTAGATGDFRPKPSRLCDWCDHKALCPSFGGTPPPYPGWPEGPAEETPGFEEIVE
- the arc gene encoding proteasome ATPase, which gives rise to MSSTENPDSVAAARELEALRAEASALRRQLAESPEQLREMESRVDSLSIRNTKLMDTLKEARQQLIALREEVDRLGQPPSGYGVLLGVHDDLTVDVFTSGRKMRLTCSPNVEAETLKLGQTVRLNEALTIVEAGTFERVGEISTLREILDDGQRALVVGHADEERIVWLAEPLAAVFADSERESVAYDAESPTRKLRPGDSLLVDTKAGYAFERIPKAEVEDLVLEEVPDVHYDDIGGLGRQIEQIRDAVELPFLHKDLFHEYALRPPKGVLLYGPPGCGKTLIAKAVANSLAKKIAEARGEDSKEAKSFFLNIKGPELLNKFVGETERHIRLIFQRAREKASEGTPVIVFFDEMDSIFRTRGSGVSSDVETTVVPQLLSEIDGVEGLENVIVIGASNREDMIDPAILRPGRLDVKIKIERPDAESAQDIFSKYLTETLPVHADDLAEFGGDRTACIRAMIERVVDRMYAESEENRFLEVTYANGDKEVLYFKDFNSGAMIQNIVDRAKKYAIKSVLDTGAPGLRVQHLFDSIVDEFSENEDLPNTTNPDDWARISGKKGERIVYIRTLVTGKNASASRAIDTESNTGQYL
- a CDS encoding tRNA (adenine-N1)-methyltransferase, whose protein sequence is MVGRETRPSGPFRVGDRVQLTDAKGRHYTVNLEAGKEFHTHRGGILHDDLIGTDEGSVVKSTNGTPYLALRPLLVDYILSMPRGAQVIYPKDAAQIVHEGDVFPGARVLEAGAGSGALTCSLLRAVGPQGRVISYEVRDDHAEHAVRNVETFFGERPDNWDLTIADVAEFDAEAAGGQVDRVVLDMLAPWDALPAVSKALVPGGVLIVYVATVTQLSKVVEAMREQECWTEPRSWESIVRGWHVVGLAVRPEHRMQGHTAFLVSARRLAEGTVTPKPQRRSGKG
- a CDS encoding thioesterase family protein, encoding MSAESYYVPVGSESLSAAATDPDRKVTIERFASTDLTVSVWADTMQHGAPPSALLLRALERCDARNDVRVTRVAVDILGPIPIAELEVRSWVQRPGRRVELVVAELWSTDTAGRSRAVARATGWRMETVDTAATVHTADTSLPPPEAGRDGAVWRFPASGYLDTLDYRWITEIGGEGPAAMWARPKPALVRGEQMTPLERLFSVADIANGVGSKLDPTQWTFLNTDLTVHVFRVPSGSWVGVSAETSIGPDGVGMCAGVLYDHAGAVGRITQSVQVRARP